From the genome of Sulfurovum sp. NBC37-1, one region includes:
- a CDS encoding virulence protein RhuM/Fic/DOC family protein — MMNKISDKISIYQTENGEIRLKEDITNETVWASLDEIAQIFGRDKSVISRHIRNIFKDEELEEIAVVAKFATTASDGKTYQVKYYNLDMILSVGYRVNSKVATNFRKWATKTLKEHIVQGYTINKERLQKNYDEFLRVVEDIKVLSQNADNVKAEDVLELIKSFSATWFGLDSYDREELPKEGISKVNLEFEVEKLYKDVAIFKQELMKRGEASEIFATEKTKKSLEGIFGNVFQSVFGADAYPTVEEKAAHLLYFIVKNHPFNDGNKRTGAFSFVWLLKRAGFDVEKFINPNALTALTLFIAESNPNDKDRMVGLVLLMLRD; from the coding sequence ATGATGAATAAAATATCAGATAAAATTAGTATTTATCAAACAGAAAATGGTGAAATACGACTAAAAGAGGACATTACTAATGAAACAGTATGGGCAAGTTTGGATGAGATTGCTCAAATATTTGGACGTGATAAATCAGTTATTTCTCGTCACATACGTAATATTTTCAAAGATGAAGAACTTGAAGAAATAGCAGTTGTTGCAAAATTTGCAACAACTGCCAGTGATGGAAAAACTTATCAGGTAAAATATTACAATTTAGATATGATTTTATCTGTTGGATATCGTGTTAACTCAAAAGTAGCAACAAACTTCCGTAAATGGGCCACCAAAACCCTCAAAGAGCACATTGTACAAGGCTACACCATCAATAAAGAACGCCTTCAAAAAAATTATGATGAATTTTTACGGGTAGTTGAAGATATAAAAGTGCTATCTCAAAATGCAGATAATGTCAAAGCAGAGGATGTATTGGAGCTTATCAAATCTTTTTCGGCTACTTGGTTTGGATTGGACAGTTATGACAGAGAGGAGTTGCCCAAAGAGGGTATCAGTAAAGTAAATCTTGAGTTTGAAGTTGAGAAGCTTTATAAAGATGTTGCTATTTTCAAGCAGGAGTTGATGAAAAGAGGTGAAGCCTCTGAGATATTTGCCACTGAGAAAACAAAGAAGAGCCTGGAGGGGATTTTTGGTAACGTGTTTCAATCAGTCTTTGGTGCAGATGCCTACCCTACAGTAGAGGAAAAGGCGGCACATTTACTTTACTTTATAGTGAAAAACCATCCTTTCAACGATGGGAACAAACGTACGGGTGCATTTAGTTTTGTCTGGTTGCTGAAAAGAGCAGGGTTTGATGTGGAAAAATTTATAAATCCTAATGCTTTGACCGCGTTGACCTTGTTCATAGCGGAGTCAAACCCGAATGATAAAGATCGTATGGTGGGGTTAGTACTTTTGATGTTGAGGGATTAG